The following coding sequences lie in one Heyndrickxia oleronia genomic window:
- a CDS encoding DinB family protein, producing MSTSQIRDLLFSELYVAVRTTKELLKKITEEDFSFQPNDKMRSLLEQANHLVQIPFIDLAIGQEKSEEEIRELEKKLYSNDVYELGTVMETGFNELKNYYESMSEEEFVGKVTKPFYFTPDMEGHTQAKWLIEITTHAFHHRGQLFNYLKELNKEVNMFDLY from the coding sequence ATGAGTACAAGCCAAATAAGGGATCTTTTATTTTCGGAATTATACGTAGCTGTACGGACAACTAAGGAGCTGTTGAAGAAAATTACGGAGGAGGATTTTTCCTTTCAACCGAATGATAAAATGCGGAGCTTATTAGAACAAGCCAATCATTTAGTGCAGATTCCTTTCATAGATCTTGCAATTGGACAAGAAAAAAGTGAGGAAGAGATTCGAGAATTAGAAAAGAAATTATATTCTAATGATGTATATGAGCTGGGAACAGTGATGGAAACAGGCTTTAATGAACTTAAAAATTATTATGAATCGATGTCAGAGGAAGAATTCGTTGGTAAGGTGACTAAGCCGTTTTATTTTACTCCTGATATGGAAGGACATACGCAAGCAAAATGGTTGATTGAAATAACTACACATGCCTTTCATCACCGCGGACAGCTATTTAACTATTTGAAGGAATTAAATAAAGAGGTAAATATGTTTGATTTGTATTAG
- a CDS encoding NupC/NupG family nucleoside CNT transporter, giving the protein MKYIISIIGLLVVLGLALIASNNRKKVHYKPIILMIVIQIALAALLLNTKFGLILIKAIAEIFTKLLEYAGEGISFVFGGLANKGEAPFFLTVLLPIVFISVLIGIFQYLRILPLIMKGIGLLLSKINGMGKLESYNAVASAMVGQSEVFITVKKQLDHLPAHRLYTLCASAMSTVSMSIVGAYMTMIEPKYVVTALVINLFGGFIIASIINPYKVEDKEDILEIQEEKQSFFEMLGEYILDGFKVAIIVGAMLIGFVALMAAINSVFDLIFGISFQDILGYIFSPVAFIMGIPWSEAIKAGGIMATKLVTNEFVAMIDLTKIQSSFSPRSIGIISVFLVSFANFSSIGIIAGAVKGLSEKQGNTVARFGLKLLYGATLVSILSAIIVSFVL; this is encoded by the coding sequence ATGAAGTATATCATTTCTATCATCGGTTTGCTGGTTGTTTTGGGACTAGCACTTATAGCGAGTAATAATCGTAAAAAGGTTCATTATAAACCGATCATTTTAATGATTGTGATTCAAATTGCATTAGCTGCATTATTATTAAATACAAAATTTGGATTAATATTAATTAAAGCAATTGCAGAAATATTTACAAAGCTATTAGAATACGCAGGAGAAGGGATTTCTTTTGTATTTGGTGGATTAGCGAATAAGGGAGAAGCCCCCTTTTTCTTAACAGTATTACTTCCAATTGTTTTTATTTCTGTTCTAATAGGGATATTCCAATATTTAAGAATTCTCCCTTTAATCATGAAGGGAATTGGATTATTATTAAGCAAAATAAATGGTATGGGTAAATTAGAATCATATAATGCTGTTGCGTCTGCTATGGTAGGACAGTCTGAAGTATTTATAACAGTGAAAAAACAATTAGATCATCTGCCTGCACACCGCCTTTATACATTATGCGCATCAGCTATGTCGACCGTGTCAATGTCTATTGTAGGGGCATATATGACAATGATTGAACCAAAATATGTAGTTACGGCACTTGTTATCAATTTATTTGGTGGATTCATTATTGCTTCTATCATTAATCCATATAAGGTAGAAGATAAGGAAGATATATTGGAGATTCAGGAAGAAAAACAAAGCTTCTTTGAAATGTTAGGAGAATATATTCTCGATGGGTTTAAAGTAGCCATTATTGTTGGTGCTATGTTAATTGGGTTTGTTGCTTTAATGGCAGCTATTAATAGTGTGTTTGACTTGATCTTTGGCATTTCATTTCAGGATATCCTTGGCTACATTTTTTCTCCAGTTGCCTTTATTATGGGAATCCCATGGTCGGAAGCGATTAAAGCAGGAGGAATTATGGCTACAAAGCTTGTGACCAATGAATTTGTTGCCATGATTGATTTAACCAAAATCCAGTCAAGCTTTAGCCCAAGATCTATTGGGATCATTTCAGTGTTCCTTGTATCATTTGCAAACTTCTCATCTATTGGCATTATAGCTGGAGCAGTGAAAGGGCTTAGCGAGAAGCAAGGAAATACAGTTGCCAGATTCGGATTAAAATTATTGTATGGTGCTACTTTAGTTAGTATCTTATCTGCGATAATAGTCAGTTTTGTTTTATAA
- a CDS encoding response regulator transcription factor: MKNILVVDDEREIVNLITIYLQNDGFQVLKAYNGVEALQIITNQQVDLMILDIMMPEMDGIELCRTIREKNQVPIIMLSAKGEDMDKVLGLMTGADDYMIKPFNPLELMARVKSLLRRSYQYKLETQSTESEIIKINSLEINRASHQVLNNGFPITLTAKEFDILYLLASHRGRVFSTEEIFERVWVEKYFASNNTVMVHISHLRDKLEKELGYKLIKTVWGVGYKIEE, encoded by the coding sequence ATGAAAAATATATTGGTTGTAGATGATGAACGAGAAATTGTCAATTTAATCACCATCTATTTGCAAAATGATGGGTTTCAAGTGTTAAAGGCATATAATGGTGTTGAAGCTTTACAGATCATTACGAATCAACAGGTAGATTTGATGATACTGGATATTATGATGCCTGAAATGGATGGAATAGAATTATGTCGTACGATTAGGGAAAAAAATCAAGTTCCTATTATTATGCTAAGTGCAAAAGGTGAGGATATGGATAAAGTTCTTGGGTTAATGACGGGAGCAGATGACTATATGATCAAACCTTTTAATCCATTGGAATTAATGGCTAGAGTGAAATCCCTGCTTAGACGCTCTTATCAATATAAATTGGAGACACAATCGACAGAAAGTGAAATCATTAAAATAAATTCACTTGAAATCAATCGTGCGTCCCATCAAGTATTAAATAATGGCTTCCCTATAACTTTAACAGCAAAGGAATTTGATATTTTATATTTACTTGCGAGTCATCGTGGTCGAGTGTTTAGTACTGAGGAGATTTTTGAAAGAGTATGGGTGGAAAAATACTTTGCTTCAAATAATACAGTCATGGTTCATATTAGTCATTTAAGGGACAAGCTTGAAAAAGAATTAGGATATAAACTGATTAAAACAGTATGGGGAGTGGGGTATAAGATTGAGGAATAG
- a CDS encoding sensor histidine kinase, which translates to MRNRFVNQIQGKIMLLILSSLLLSVITEAILFFILYILKNMSVIPYRFLYSLYRFDQKYGYFYITVIIFFLLFFLFVLLLSRAWGKDFYKVLLGTKKISEGEFDFQVPVYSNNELGEMAGNINRISEQLHQSIQEERRAVQAKNELITNVSHDLRTPLTSIMGYLRLIEEDRYKDEVELRYYVNIAYEKAMNLEKMVSDLFEYTRVNFGALRLNKTEIDLIQLLSQITSQFIPLLEEVGLEVALVTKDENMMIKADPDKLVRVFDNLISNAMKYGENGKKIIIRAKKIDNFGVVEVINYGNPIPSVDLPYIFNRFYRVEKSRSLDTGGTGLGLAIAKSIVDLHDGKIEVTSNEIETNFKITLPLDQIAYIE; encoded by the coding sequence TTGAGGAATAGATTTGTCAATCAAATACAAGGAAAGATCATGCTTCTGATTTTAAGCAGTTTATTGTTATCAGTTATTACAGAGGCAATCCTTTTTTTTATTTTATATATTTTGAAAAACATGTCTGTGATTCCTTATCGATTTTTATATAGTTTATATCGTTTTGACCAAAAGTATGGATATTTTTATATAACGGTTATTATCTTTTTCCTTCTATTTTTCTTATTTGTCCTCTTACTTAGCAGAGCTTGGGGAAAGGACTTTTATAAGGTATTACTTGGGACTAAGAAAATTTCTGAAGGAGAGTTTGATTTCCAAGTCCCTGTGTATTCGAATAATGAGCTTGGGGAGATGGCAGGAAATATCAATCGAATTTCTGAACAATTACATCAATCGATCCAGGAAGAACGTAGGGCTGTTCAGGCCAAGAACGAGTTAATCACTAATGTCTCTCATGATTTACGGACCCCTCTAACATCAATTATGGGCTATTTGCGTTTAATTGAAGAGGATAGGTATAAGGATGAAGTAGAGCTTCGTTATTATGTAAATATTGCTTATGAGAAAGCAATGAACCTAGAAAAGATGGTCAGTGATTTATTTGAATATACTAGGGTGAATTTCGGTGCCTTACGCCTAAATAAAACGGAAATAGATCTTATTCAACTATTGTCACAGATCACCTCTCAATTCATTCCGCTTCTTGAGGAAGTTGGATTGGAAGTAGCATTAGTTACTAAGGATGAAAATATGATGATTAAGGCTGATCCTGATAAATTAGTGAGGGTGTTCGATAATCTAATTTCTAACGCGATGAAGTATGGAGAAAATGGTAAGAAAATCATAATAAGAGCGAAAAAAATAGACAATTTTGGCGTGGTTGAAGTGATTAATTACGGAAATCCGATCCCTTCGGTTGATCTTCCATACATCTTTAACCGCTTCTATCGTGTAGAGAAATCTCGCTCACTAGATACAGGAGGAACTGGCTTAGGTCTTGCGATTGCTAAAAGCATCGTCGATCTTCATGATGGGAAAATTGAAGTAACAAGTAATGAAATCGAAACGAATTTTAAAATTACTTTACCTTTAGATCAAATCGCCTATATTGAGTAG
- a CDS encoding D-alanyl-D-alanine carboxypeptidase family protein — MKKFILLCFVLFLTGILYKYSDGIKDRIKEISVSSSEQLINGEAGVLMDENSGEILYAKNANERLFPASTTKILTALIALNKGNINDTVHIGDEVTLREPDESSAGLKPGQSLSLKVLLRAMLLPSGNDAARSVAVYVAKKESNNPQMSSKEALDYFAQLMNQEANRLGAKHSHFVNPHGLHNPNHYSTAKDLALIAREARKNSEFREIVSEEMYKDAKHTYYNRNELVNRGSQNYYQGANGIKTGFTDQAGYCLVSSASRNGKNLIAVVLHSTNSDVWSDSTAMLEYGFEEKYASK, encoded by the coding sequence GTGAAGAAGTTTATTTTATTATGTTTCGTCTTATTTTTAACCGGTATTTTATATAAGTATTCCGATGGTATTAAAGATCGCATAAAGGAAATATCCGTATCATCAAGCGAACAATTAATTAATGGGGAAGCGGGAGTCTTGATGGATGAAAATAGTGGTGAGATCCTTTATGCAAAAAATGCAAATGAACGTTTATTCCCAGCAAGTACCACAAAAATACTAACCGCTTTAATTGCTTTGAATAAAGGAAATATAAATGATACTGTCCATATAGGAGATGAAGTAACATTAAGGGAACCAGATGAAAGCTCTGCTGGACTAAAACCTGGCCAAAGTCTTTCTCTAAAAGTATTATTGAGAGCAATGCTCCTACCTTCCGGGAATGATGCTGCAAGAAGTGTAGCAGTATATGTTGCCAAAAAAGAGAGTAATAATCCACAAATGTCATCAAAAGAGGCTTTAGATTATTTTGCACAACTAATGAATCAGGAAGCAAATAGGCTAGGAGCGAAACATTCACATTTTGTTAATCCTCATGGACTTCATAACCCTAATCACTATTCAACAGCTAAGGATTTAGCCCTTATTGCAAGAGAGGCTAGAAAGAATTCTGAATTCCGTGAAATAGTTAGTGAGGAGATGTATAAGGATGCTAAACATACTTATTACAATCGTAACGAACTAGTGAATCGAGGTAGTCAAAATTATTACCAAGGAGCTAATGGCATTAAAACAGGTTTCACTGATCAGGCAGGATATTGTTTAGTTTCATCTGCTTCAAGAAATGGGAAAAATCTTATTGCGGTTGTTTTACATTCGACCAATTCGGATGTTTGGAGTGATTCAACGGCTATGCTAGAGTATGGTTTTGAGGAGAAGTATGCAAGTAAGTGA
- a CDS encoding FMN-binding glutamate synthase family protein codes for MPNLLSLLADGMILLTVIVLIILLLFWRWIMRRLVKKIGKIILTDSYQENLMELLPGFKHMGIQNVLENSLRAETGDVLHRPLGSSKKWPHFDPITFIPAQTLPFPIDGQEEVDVTVTIGPKAEKPLKLKIPLIISGMAYGIALSEEVRIALARAAKNTGTAINSGEGGILPEELDAAGKYILQFSKTEWSKEENLIKRADMIEIKLGQGALVGMGGKISPKNLTGRARNIMGLKENEDAVIYEHFFQNQTLENLKELIEELKNISGGVPIGAKIGAGGKIEEDIDHLIELGVDYIAIDGGQAATHGAPPILSDDFGIPTLHAVVRAANHFEKKQIKGQVSLIVSGGLFVPGHFLKVLALGADAVYIGSAMLFTVSHSQSTKPLPFEPPTQVVWNQGKYKNQFDLEEGAASAEKFLTASVEEMKMALRAMGKHSLKDLSKKDLVSYEELTARMIGIPFSFEPWVDSETK; via the coding sequence ATGCCAAACCTACTATCTCTTTTGGCAGATGGAATGATCTTATTAACCGTTATCGTTCTTATAATTCTGCTCCTTTTTTGGCGCTGGATAATGAGACGTCTAGTTAAAAAGATTGGAAAGATCATTTTAACTGATAGTTATCAAGAAAATCTTATGGAACTGCTACCTGGTTTCAAGCATATGGGGATTCAAAATGTTCTAGAAAATAGCCTTCGTGCTGAAACTGGAGATGTTTTACATCGACCGCTAGGTTCCTCAAAAAAATGGCCTCATTTCGATCCGATTACATTTATCCCAGCACAGACATTGCCATTCCCCATCGATGGACAGGAAGAGGTGGACGTAACAGTTACAATTGGACCTAAAGCAGAAAAACCTCTTAAGCTTAAAATCCCTCTTATTATTAGTGGAATGGCCTATGGAATCGCCTTAAGTGAAGAGGTTAGAATCGCGCTAGCTAGAGCAGCGAAAAATACAGGTACAGCCATTAATTCCGGTGAAGGAGGTATTTTACCAGAGGAATTGGACGCTGCAGGTAAATACATATTGCAATTCTCTAAAACTGAATGGTCAAAAGAAGAAAATTTGATTAAGCGTGCAGACATGATTGAAATTAAATTAGGACAAGGGGCTCTAGTCGGTATGGGAGGGAAAATCTCTCCTAAAAACCTCACAGGTCGAGCTCGTAACATTATGGGGCTCAAAGAAAATGAGGATGCTGTAATTTATGAACATTTTTTTCAAAATCAAACTCTAGAAAATCTAAAGGAACTGATTGAGGAACTGAAAAATATTTCCGGAGGTGTTCCGATTGGAGCTAAAATAGGGGCAGGGGGGAAAATAGAAGAAGATATTGACCATTTAATTGAACTAGGTGTTGATTATATTGCCATAGATGGTGGTCAAGCAGCAACACACGGTGCCCCTCCGATTTTATCTGATGACTTTGGTATCCCAACCCTACATGCGGTTGTTAGAGCTGCGAATCATTTTGAAAAAAAGCAAATAAAGGGACAAGTTAGCTTAATTGTATCTGGAGGACTCTTCGTACCAGGGCATTTTCTAAAAGTGTTAGCACTCGGCGCAGATGCAGTATATATTGGATCAGCTATGTTATTTACTGTTTCACATAGCCAATCAACGAAACCACTTCCATTTGAACCTCCTACTCAAGTCGTTTGGAATCAAGGGAAATATAAAAATCAATTTGATCTTGAAGAAGGGGCAGCATCTGCAGAAAAATTTCTAACAGCAAGTGTAGAAGAAATGAAAATGGCTCTACGAGCAATGGGAAAGCATTCATTAAAAGATCTTTCTAAAAAGGATCTAGTGTCCTATGAAGAGTTGACTGCACGGATGATTGGTATACCATTTTCATTTGAACCATGGGTTGATAGCGAAACAAAATAA
- a CDS encoding spore germination protein, giving the protein MIKDHHDQKKQISKPQDCLVADFQQNVQALQSIYEHSTDVVFRSFFLFGKIRAMIIYIEGLSNTDGIEEYVLSPLMKEENLETISTELLEYRIPIAKVKRAELLADCIESISTGNPILLYEGEVNAFSLGLAKWEKRSIEEPVAESGIRGPREGFNECLRISTSQLRRIIKSPALKIQSIIIGKYTRTTVAIAYIEGLANKNLIEEVSNRLKRIEIDGILESQYIEELIEDYPYSPFPQLLSTERPDISCANLLEGRIAILIEGTPFVLIAPISFFSLLQSQEDYYQGFLVGTLIRWLRYLFLAISLLLPSLYVAITTFHQEMVPSDLLLSVAAARESVPFPALVEALMMEVTFEALREAGIRLPKQVGAAVSIVGALVIGQAAVQAGLVSAPMVIVVAITGIASFMIPRYIAGIAIRMIRFPMIVLAGIFGLLGIVMGLIAIAIHLCTIRSLGEPYLAPIAPLKRKELKDVLWKSPLWMMDQRPHFTGSYNKYRQSTDQSPNPNRGGETEN; this is encoded by the coding sequence ATGATCAAGGATCATCATGATCAAAAAAAACAGATTTCTAAACCTCAGGATTGTCTGGTAGCGGATTTTCAGCAAAATGTCCAAGCACTCCAGTCGATATATGAACATAGTACAGATGTGGTTTTTCGTTCCTTTTTTCTTTTTGGAAAAATACGGGCGATGATTATCTATATTGAAGGTTTATCAAATACTGATGGGATTGAAGAATATGTACTTTCGCCATTAATGAAAGAAGAGAATTTAGAGACAATTTCTACAGAATTACTGGAGTATCGAATACCTATTGCAAAAGTGAAACGGGCGGAATTGCTAGCAGATTGTATTGAATCAATATCTACCGGAAACCCAATTTTACTCTACGAAGGAGAAGTGAACGCATTTTCTTTAGGGTTAGCTAAATGGGAAAAGCGAAGTATTGAAGAACCTGTGGCAGAATCCGGTATTAGGGGACCAAGAGAGGGATTTAATGAGTGTTTACGCATTAGTACATCTCAGCTGAGAAGAATCATTAAAAGCCCTGCCCTAAAAATTCAATCAATCATTATTGGAAAATATACGAGAACAACAGTAGCTATTGCGTATATCGAAGGTCTTGCTAACAAAAATTTGATTGAAGAGGTAAGCAATCGATTGAAGAGGATTGAGATTGATGGAATATTGGAAAGTCAATATATTGAGGAACTTATTGAAGATTATCCATATTCACCTTTTCCTCAGTTATTATCAACAGAACGACCAGATATTTCCTGTGCAAATTTATTGGAAGGGCGTATTGCTATTTTAATTGAAGGGACTCCTTTTGTCTTAATAGCACCTATTTCTTTTTTTAGTCTATTACAGTCTCAAGAGGATTATTATCAAGGATTTTTGGTAGGGACATTAATACGTTGGCTCCGTTATTTATTCCTTGCTATCTCGCTCTTATTACCTTCTCTCTATGTAGCAATTACGACGTTCCATCAGGAAATGGTACCGAGTGACTTACTCCTTAGTGTTGCAGCAGCAAGGGAATCGGTTCCTTTTCCTGCTTTAGTAGAGGCGTTAATGATGGAAGTTACTTTTGAAGCGCTTCGAGAAGCAGGGATTCGTTTACCTAAGCAGGTCGGTGCTGCTGTTAGTATTGTTGGAGCACTTGTTATAGGACAAGCCGCCGTACAAGCTGGGTTAGTATCGGCACCAATGGTGATTGTCGTTGCTATTACCGGAATTGCCTCGTTTATGATCCCACGCTATATTGCTGGGATTGCTATACGAATGATTCGTTTTCCGATGATTGTCCTTGCTGGTATTTTCGGCTTGCTAGGAATTGTTATGGGACTAATAGCGATAGCCATTCATTTATGTACCATCCGCTCCTTGGGTGAGCCTTATTTAGCTCCGATTGCACCTCTGAAACGCAAAGAACTAAAGGATGTATTGTGGAAATCGCCTTTATGGATGATGGATCAACGACCACATTTTACTGGATCATATAATAAATATCGTCAATCTACAGATCAATCACCGAATCCAAATAGGGGAGGAGAAACGGAGAACTAG
- a CDS encoding Ger(x)C family spore germination protein has translation MRGIIYLALFGGSLLLLSGCWDRVEVNDLAIITAAAIDKKEDDRIELSLQVFIPRAMSSGGGQGGGGGSGEPVTFVSSYEGKNLAEALSKLQTELPRKVFWGHCHIFIFGEEVAREGIQDHLDFLLRHPQPRERAFVFVSDGKARPLTELQTRLENFSAETIRRQANLGVGLKTTMQKLDEMLSSEAQAAALPFIKLSTEKGTQSDYQYPHIVGTAVFKKDKMVGTLSLAKTRGVIWLKNEIEEYTVTLKPKNIDGDISLNPVSTHVAMIPHIYNDEWEMDVNIRTEGAVVQNSTTMDLTNPSSIRLAEIAFQKDIKHRIESTIHELQQELDTDILDFAKEFHHKYPKHWRSVKNRWDEIFPQVKVNVNVKGNIRRQGNINESVKSREER, from the coding sequence ATGAGAGGTATCATATACTTGGCTCTATTTGGTGGATCCCTTCTTTTATTGTCGGGTTGCTGGGATCGAGTAGAAGTAAATGATTTAGCTATTATCACAGCAGCGGCTATTGATAAAAAAGAGGATGATCGCATTGAACTGTCTCTCCAAGTGTTTATCCCAAGAGCTATGAGCAGTGGAGGAGGGCAGGGAGGCGGTGGTGGAAGTGGTGAGCCAGTAACGTTTGTATCATCTTACGAAGGGAAGAATTTAGCCGAAGCTCTTTCAAAACTTCAGACAGAGTTACCTAGAAAAGTTTTCTGGGGACATTGTCATATTTTTATCTTTGGGGAAGAAGTGGCGAGAGAAGGGATACAAGATCATTTAGATTTTTTGCTACGTCATCCACAGCCTAGGGAGAGGGCGTTTGTATTTGTTAGTGATGGAAAGGCAAGACCATTAACAGAATTGCAAACACGTTTGGAGAATTTTTCCGCAGAAACCATTCGCCGTCAGGCAAACTTAGGAGTGGGATTAAAGACGACGATGCAAAAGTTAGATGAAATGCTATCAAGTGAAGCTCAAGCAGCTGCTCTCCCTTTTATTAAACTATCTACAGAAAAAGGCACACAAAGTGATTATCAATATCCACATATTGTAGGTACAGCTGTTTTTAAAAAGGACAAAATGGTTGGTACGCTATCCTTGGCTAAAACAAGAGGAGTCATTTGGTTGAAAAATGAAATAGAGGAATACACAGTAACGTTGAAACCTAAAAACATAGATGGAGATATATCGCTTAATCCGGTCTCTACTCATGTCGCAATGATTCCCCATATTTATAATGATGAGTGGGAAATGGATGTAAACATTAGAACGGAGGGAGCAGTTGTACAAAATAGCACAACAATGGACCTTACTAATCCTAGCTCCATTCGATTAGCGGAAATTGCATTTCAGAAGGATATTAAACATCGAATTGAATCGACAATTCACGAATTACAGCAAGAGTTAGATACCGATATTTTAGACTTTGCCAAGGAATTTCATCATAAATATCCGAAACATTGGAGGAGTGTTAAAAATCGTTGGGATGAAATTTTTCCACAAGTAAAAGTAAATGTAAATGTTAAAGGGAATATACGGAGACAGGGGAATATAAACGAATCAGTTAAAAGTAGAGAAGAGAGGTGA
- a CDS encoding GerAB/ArcD/ProY family transporter, whose protein sequence is MEKGKITSLQMALLMYPTIVATAILAVPSLTAKYAKQDLWISPILASVVGLFTVYVTCSLNKLYPNKTIIQMSENIMGKVPGKLITLFFLFFYIHVTGLIVRDYSEFLVGSFFFKTPITIISGSMVFLCALAVRGGIEVLGRVAQLFSPIFCIPLIILIILLIPEFRISNLSPILEGGFFPAMKGAIVPSGWFSEFFIMIFLLPFLNEKKKGMKYGMVAVVVVMLTLVVVNLTVQLVLGTTTATKVYPLMNVSRYIGVGDFFEHLESISMAIWIMGAFVKISVFYYAVSSGIAQWFNLSDFRLVIWPVAILIVEFSFWSIPNIMEYSRFDFIAFPFYAIFIQVIIPVFLLLIATIQKKRESKNM, encoded by the coding sequence ATGGAGAAGGGGAAAATAACCTCACTTCAGATGGCATTGCTGATGTATCCTACGATTGTAGCAACTGCTATTCTTGCTGTTCCAAGCTTAACTGCGAAATATGCAAAACAGGATCTATGGATTTCACCAATATTAGCATCAGTGGTGGGTTTATTTACAGTGTATGTAACGTGCAGTTTAAATAAACTGTACCCAAACAAGACAATCATTCAAATGAGTGAAAACATTATGGGTAAAGTTCCAGGTAAACTGATTACATTATTTTTTCTTTTCTTTTATATTCATGTTACTGGACTAATTGTTAGGGATTATAGTGAATTTCTTGTTGGTTCCTTTTTCTTCAAAACACCTATTACGATTATTTCAGGGTCAATGGTATTCCTTTGTGCCTTAGCTGTTCGTGGAGGTATCGAAGTATTAGGTAGAGTAGCTCAATTATTTTCACCGATATTTTGCATTCCTCTTATCATATTAATCATTTTATTAATTCCAGAATTTAGAATAAGTAATCTCTCCCCTATACTGGAGGGAGGCTTTTTCCCAGCGATGAAAGGGGCGATTGTTCCAAGTGGCTGGTTTAGCGAATTTTTTATAATGATTTTCCTTCTACCTTTTTTAAATGAGAAGAAAAAGGGGATGAAATATGGAATGGTAGCAGTTGTGGTAGTTATGCTAACACTAGTGGTAGTTAATCTGACCGTTCAATTAGTTCTCGGGACTACTACAGCGACGAAAGTATATCCTTTGATGAATGTAAGTCGATATATCGGAGTAGGGGATTTTTTTGAGCATTTGGAGTCAATCTCGATGGCGATTTGGATCATGGGTGCCTTTGTGAAAATATCTGTATTCTACTATGCAGTTTCTTCTGGGATAGCACAGTGGTTTAATTTATCAGATTTCCGTTTAGTTATCTGGCCCGTAGCCATCTTGATAGTGGAATTCAGTTTCTGGTCCATTCCTAATATTATGGAATATTCTCGTTTTGATTTTATTGCCTTTCCTTTTTACGCTATTTTCATACAAGTAATTATACCTGTATTTTTACTATTAATTGCGACGATACAAAAGAAAAGGGAAAGTAAAAATATGTGA
- a CDS encoding GerAB/ArcD/ProY family transporter yields the protein MEKGKISSLQMVLLMYPTILATAILSVPSATAKYANQDLWLSPIIAAIFGFITVYITTQLHKMYPSETFIQISDRIIGKFLGKLLGLIILFFYLLNTGQIVRSYSEFIVSAFLSKTPISVITGSMILLCALAVYGGVEVLGRMAQLIFPLLIVPLLFFTILISPDLDFGNILPILEKGVTPAFKGAVVPGGWFTEFFIISFLLPFLNDKLKGMKYGILAVVYVMLSLVLVNLIVLFVLGTTVSSKDYPLMVVGRYISIGQVFENLESFIMAIWILGAFVKISVFYYVTAIVTANWLNVSTVKPLVWPIGILIVEFSFWALPSRTEVERYDNFTFPFYGVLIQTLIPLILLVIAIIKNRKKKNAST from the coding sequence ATGGAGAAAGGAAAAATTTCATCCCTTCAAATGGTGTTGTTAATGTACCCAACCATTCTTGCAACGGCTATTCTTTCGGTACCTAGTGCAACAGCTAAATACGCAAATCAGGATTTATGGCTTTCTCCTATAATTGCGGCAATATTTGGGTTTATAACTGTCTATATCACTACACAATTACATAAAATGTATCCCAGTGAGACTTTTATTCAAATAAGTGATCGTATTATTGGGAAATTTCTTGGGAAGCTGCTTGGCCTTATTATCTTGTTTTTTTACTTATTAAATACTGGGCAAATTGTCCGATCCTATAGTGAATTTATTGTTTCTGCCTTTTTAAGTAAAACACCAATTAGTGTTATTACTGGCTCAATGATTTTACTCTGTGCTTTGGCAGTTTATGGTGGGGTAGAAGTTTTGGGAAGAATGGCTCAATTGATATTTCCGCTATTAATTGTACCACTCTTGTTTTTCACGATATTAATTAGTCCTGATCTTGATTTTGGTAATATTCTTCCCATACTGGAGAAAGGGGTAACCCCTGCATTTAAAGGAGCTGTTGTTCCAGGGGGCTGGTTTACTGAATTTTTCATTATTAGTTTTTTACTTCCCTTTTTAAATGATAAACTAAAGGGAATGAAATATGGCATTTTAGCGGTGGTATACGTTATGCTATCGTTAGTTCTAGTCAACTTAATTGTCCTTTTTGTTCTTGGGACAACAGTGAGTTCAAAGGATTATCCGCTAATGGTGGTAGGGCGATATATAAGTATTGGCCAAGTGTTTGAAAATCTTGAATCGTTCATAATGGCAATTTGGATATTAGGAGCATTCGTTAAAATATCAGTTTTTTATTATGTGACGGCAATAGTGACTGCCAATTGGTTGAATGTATCCACTGTTAAGCCGTTAGTATGGCCAATTGGCATTCTGATAGTAGAATTCAGCTTTTGGGCACTTCCCAGTAGAACGGAAGTGGAGCGTTACGATAATTTCACTTTTCCTTTTTATGGTGTACTGATTCAGACCCTAATTCCACTAATCTTATTAGTTATAGCAATAATAAAAAATCGAAAAAAGAAGAATGCATCTACATGA